A genome region from Diorhabda carinulata isolate Delta chromosome 2, icDioCari1.1, whole genome shotgun sequence includes the following:
- the LOC130903540 gene encoding bis(5'-adenosyl)-triphosphatase enpp4-like — MILKIIVFYSLISCVVSVSRHPILIIVSYDAFRYNFFDTKLVPNMDRLKKVGTYSDYLINVFPTKTFPNHHSIATGLYTESHGIVGNTYLDLNTRTVQKIGPEMYSYNKDVVPIWTWNEDQGNGRYSASMMWPGAIFPYQGKNITYREKFNPKLDWFQRVDKVISWLLDPLKPANLVMLYIEEPDTHGHVYGPNSPQVKDLLVKLDNITAYLEEQLIKYKLAEKTNVIHLSDHGLIGVTPPYFINTTQYLKNGTYDVAGASPCLQIYPKDGYEQEIYEALKAGSLINGHFKVYQKKNYPKQWHYKKCSRAPPVLIMADVGYALDDLIVAAPKYAKAYNFTLTNSSEFGVHGYSYNVSDMHPYFMARGPKIKSQHKVAPFHTVDLFNLFTEILELPQLPNNGSMGNIIDILSDKPGRYSIGSILMVTVGGVLVALLFISVAAAIALLIIKRQQTITTAAALNKRFPQTFHPNIIEAQHLLEPEDA, encoded by the exons atgatattgaaaattatagtaTTTTACTCATTAATAAGTTGTGTGGTATCAGTGTCTCGTCATCCAATATTAATAATCGTATCTTATGATGCGTTTAGATACAATTTCTTTGATACAAAATTGGTTCCTAATATGGATAGGCTTAAAAAAGTCGGGACTTATTCGGactatttaataaatgtttttcctACGAAAACTTTTCCAAACCATCATTCTATTGCAACTGGTTTATACACGGAATCTCATGGAATTGTAGGTAATACCTACCTTGACTTAAATACACGAACTGTTCAGAAAATTGGACCCGAGATGTATAGTTATAATAAAGACGTTGTGCCAATATGG ACATGGAATGAAGACCAAGGGAATGGTAGGTATTCTGCTTCAATGATGTGGCCTGGAGCAATTTTTCCATatcaaggaaaaaatattacttataGAGAAAAGTTCAATCCAAAACTTGATTGGTTTCAAAGAGTTGACAAg GTAATATCATGGTTGTTAGATCCTTTAAAGCCAGCAAATTTGGTTATGTTATACATAGAAGAACCAGATACTCATGGTCATGTATATGGTCCTAATTCACCACAAGTTAAAGATTTATTAGTTAAATTGGATAATATTACTGCTTATTTAGAG GAACAAttgatcaaatataaattagCAGAAAAAACAAATGTAATTCACTTAAGTGATCATGGTTTAATCGGTGTGACACCTCCTTATTTCATTAACACTACTCAGTATTTGAAGAATGGAACATATGATGTGGCTGGAGCAAGTCCCTGTCTTCAGATTTATCCTAAAGAtg GATATGAACAAGAAATTTATGAAGCATTAAAAGCAGGTTCATTGATAAATGGACATTTCAAAGTTTACCAAAAGAAGAATTATCCAAAACAATGGCATTATAAGAAGTGTTCCAGAGCACCACCTGTTCTCATTATGGCAGATGTGGGGTATGCCTTGGATGATTTGATAGTTGCAGCACCAAAGTATGCTAAAGCATATAACTTTACAT TAACTAATAGTTCAGAGTTTGGTGTCCATGGTTACAGTTACAATGTTAGTGATATGCATCCTTATTTCATGGCTCGTGGACCAAAAATCAAaagtcaacacaaagtggctCCGTTCCACACTGTAGATCTTTTTAATCTTTTTACTGAAATATTAGAATTGCCTCAATTACCCAATAACGGTTCTATGGGTAacattattgatattttaagtGACAAGCCGGGAAGGTATAGCATCGGATCAATTCTTATGGTTACTG TGGGAGGAGTGTTGGTCGCCTTACTTTTCATTAGCGTAGCTGCTGCTATAGCACTTCTAATTATCAAACGTCAACAAACCATCACAACAGCTGCAGCTCTCAACAAACGTTTTCCTCAAACTTTCCACCCCAACATCATAGAAGCACAACATCTTCTAGAACCGGAGGATGCTTAA
- the LOC130903682 gene encoding uncharacterized protein LOC130903682 — translation MSFFYIGGTVDSKNGACRCIICACEDSKKAANTCNCPVCKCDPCNDPNINKLKEEQSKQPTICEGPVCICESCKDPNVKQPTEKQSKVVRNDDACLCDPCVCNSKKTTLIQSCDCPVCTCKPCADPNVKESIKTDNNNKDDRNLICTSPQCTCTNCERKKNINESNQKQNSPATVLPKCHCASCNCDRCLYNEQKKDATGEQSTKDVKSEICICTTCDCPDDKKYADEKCICGACACSKCPFGGEKKPSAATCYCNPCACVDCLTKTLKEAQQSDTNRNKVICDCKPCECVDCIFATKNCQCKKANAPVLEFKCSSLKVPMGPNKVEATAKTDISKFTNPPRTVQSTKNNCMCFDCHRIITNQNFQKFEIPTLLQSPPKAAHKHFELESLFKSIPENFTSQKNKNKHNKKVPLHSEFMFPDDETMEPTKLVGCTPEEIKNFLNKSYEKYYNDMNTGDYSNLDKYKDIVNVIRNSLKKIKNAREQVKDNKPFVKADFIETMSEVGIAFDYLKKSCKPNDKIIKAIAKEIKRYTSSTTFINLLGKPEKENKNNFIPGTRSLAHSHNHPMRVSVPTIPVLQPTMVSTRPSSAVPGQHRLERICGCPVCTESNDDFMYHSGDTRLKSGRNKLVKTRNYESYSNPVGNNLFRVQSPQFSPRESECVFHSVPQSDHSFNHTSNFHQTRMGDSDKRDINDKRGNLEMLNPILVKQASSIGPNTLSDLKVAITTLEAKCRAKDKIIEETAQKLRQHLSSSVLINLMNRIEGIPRYIEVDADTSVAAKKSSKNAQTQIDHLFKDKKGVPCKCGRIHKDNKHVCLNGFRIINIKRITSDSLVIEWKSPRSKAVCGYEIEINGKYKSRIMSGWRTCAMIHSVEMTAPLHVSIYAITSCGRCQPPAKAIYEIKRKEKDVGGKFKNKVNK, via the exons atgagttttttttatattggcGGTACAGTAGATA GTAAAAACGGAGCATGCCGTTGTATTATTTGTGCCTGTGAAGATTCCAAAAAAGCTGCAAATACGTGCAACTGTCCCGTTTGTAAATGCGACCCTTGTAACGatccaaatataaataaactaaaagaaGAACAAAGTAAACAACCAACGATATGCGAGGGTCCGGTATGTATCTGCGAATCTTGCAAAGATCCTAATGTCAAACAACCTACTGAAAAACAATCTAAAGTTGTAAGAAACGACGATGCGTGCTTATGCGATCCTTGCGTATGTAATAGTAAAAAAACTACGTTGATACAAAGCTGTGACTGTCCCGTTTGTACCTGTAAACCTTGCGCTGATCCAAATGTGAAGGAATCCATAAAAACT GATAATAATAACAAAGATGATCGCAATTTGATTTGCACTAGTCCGCAATGTACTTGTACAAATTGCGAAAGGAAGAAAAACATTAACGAATCCAATCAAAAACAGAATTCTCCTGCAACTGTGCTTCCTAAATGTCACTGTGCTTCCTGTAACTGTGACCGTTGTTtatataatgaacaaaaaaaagatGCAACTGGAGAACAATCCACTAAGGATGTAAAATCGGAGATTTGTATTTGTACTACTTGTGATTGCCCCGATGATAAGAAATACGCAGATGAAAAATGCATTTGCGGAGCATGTGCTTGTTCAAAATGTCCTTTTGGTGGAGAAAAGAAACCATCGGCCGCAACTTGTTACTGTAATCCTTGCGCTTGCGTCGACTGTCTTACCAAAACACTGAAAGAAGCTCAACAATCAGACACAAACAGAAACAAAGTTATCTGTGATTGTAAACCTTGCGAATGCGTCGATTGCATATTCGCGACGAAGAACTGCCAGTGCAAAAAAGCGAATGCTCCTGTTTTGGAATTCAAATGTTCTTCTCTCAAAGTTCCGATGGGACCAAATAAAGTTGAGGCTACTGCTAAAACTGATATCAGTAAATTTACGAACCCTCCCCGGACAGTACAGTCAACTAAAAACAATTGTATGTGTTTTGACTGTCATCGTATcataacaaatcaaaatttccagaaatttgaAATACCGACTCTATTGCAATCTCCACCTAAAGCTGCACACAAACATTTTGAACTGGAAAGCTTATTCAAATCAATACCAGAAAATTTCACATCGCAGAAAAACAAGAATAAACATAATAAGAAAGTGCCTCTACATTCTGAATTTATGTTCCCCGATGATGAAACGATGGAACCAACAAAATTAGTTGGGTGTACgccagaagaaataaaaaactttttgaacaagAGTTACgagaaatattataatgatatgaatacgGGAGACTACTCGAATTTAGACAAATATAAAGATATTGTCAATGTAATAagaaattctttgaaaaaaattaaaaatgccaGAGAACAAGTTAAAGATAATAAACCATTTGTTAAAGCAGACTTCATAGAAACAATGTCGGAAGTAGGAATCgcttttgattatttgaaaaaaagttgtaaaccaaatgataaaataatcaaaGCAATAGCAAAGGAAATCAAGCGATACACAAGCAGCACAACATTCATTAATCTATTGGGCAAACCggaaaaagagaataaaaacaatttcattccAGGTACTCGATCTCTAGCGCATTCTCATAACCATCCCATGAGGGTATCAGTACCAACAATACCAGTCTTACAACCGACAATGGTTTCCACTCGACCATCGTCAGCTGTACCCGGTCAACACAGACTAGAACGTATATGCGGTTGCCCGGTATGTACTGAATCCAACGATGATTTCATGTACCATTCTGGAGATACAAGATTGAAATCCGGAAGAAACAAATTAGTGAAAACTAGAAACTACGAGTCGTATTCTAATCCAGTAGGCAATAATTTGTTTCGTGTACAAAGTCCACAATTCAGCCCAAGAGAATCGGAATGCGTTTTCCATTCTGTTCCACAATCAGATCATTCTTTTAATCACACGTCGAATTTTCATCAAACGCGAATGGGAGATTCTGATAAACGTGATATAAATGATAAACGCGGTAATTTAGAAATGTTAAACCCAATATTGGTAAAGCAAGCTTCTAGTATCGGGCCGAATACGTTGTCGGATTTAAAAGTAGCAATTACAACATTGGAAGCTAAATGTAGGGCAAAAGATAAAATAATCGAAGAAACGGCACAGAAATTACGACAACACTTAAGTAGTTCGGTATTGATTAATCTTATGAATCGTATCGAAGGAATTCCTCGTTACATCGAAGTTGACGCCGATACCAGCGTCGCTGCGAAAAAGTCTTCAAAAAACGCGCAAACTCAAATCGATCAtttatttaaagataaaaaaggCGTTCCGTGTAAATGCGGAAGAATTCATAAGGATAACAAACATGTTTGTTTAAATGGATTCAGGATAATCAATATCAAAAGAATAACCTCAGATAGTCTTGTAATCGAGTGGAAATCTCCAAGAAGTAAAGCTGTATGTGGCTATGAAATTGAAATCAACGGGAAGTATAAATCTAGGATAATGAGCGGCTGGAGAACGTGCGCTATGATACATTCCGTTGAAATGACCGCGCCATTACATGTATCCATATATGCTATAACTTCTTGCGGAAGATGTCAGCCTCCAGCTAAAGCAATTTACGAAATTAAGCGCAAAGAAAAAGACGTAGGTGgtaaattcaaaaacaaagttaataaataa